One Rosa chinensis cultivar Old Blush chromosome 5, RchiOBHm-V2, whole genome shotgun sequence genomic region harbors:
- the LOC112202683 gene encoding mitogen-activated protein kinase kinase kinase 3-like, whose amino-acid sequence MSSIQWRKGDLIGSGTFGRVYMGMDTESGALIAAKEADTKALQEEMELLENLSHPKIVRYLGMEMEDETVTMLLEYVPGGSIQSLLEKFGSFSIPVIKTYTKQLLLGLEYLHKKGIIHGDIKGANILVDNKGRIKLADFGASKQATSSSAKPTRGTPYWMAPEVVRGTGHNLYA is encoded by the exons ATGTCTTCAATCCAATGGCGGAAGGGCGATTTGATCGGTTCAGGGACCTTTGGCCGTGTTTACATGGGCATGGATACTGAATCCGGAGCGCTCATTGCTGCTAAAGAG GCTGACACTAAGGCCCTCCAAGAAGAAATGGAGCTTCTAGAAAACCTGTCTCATCCAAAAATTGTT AGGTATTTGGGGATGGAAATGGAGGATGAAACCGTGACTATGTTGTTGGAATATGTCCCTGGTGGATCCATACAATCACTTCTCGAGAAATTTGGATCTTTCTCCATTCCT GTGATAAAAACATACACTAAGCAGTTGTTGCTGGGACTAGAATATTTACACAAAAAAGGAATCATACACGGGGACATTAAG GGAGCAAATATCCTTGTTGATAATAAAGGACGCATTAAACTAGCAGATTTTGGGGCATCCAAACAG GCAACCAGTTCTTCTGCAAAGCCTACAAGGGGTACGCCATATTGGATGGCTCCTGAAGTCGTTCGTGGGACTGGTCATAACTTGTACGCATAA
- the LOC112202684 gene encoding G-type lectin S-receptor-like serine/threonine-protein kinase At1g11300, with product MEMSSFQGCHEVINPIMELEGVVSIESETCDEDIGSTWSDHSSDSNNPAAHANKHIFSIFFRKFKRPTITPSHGSTKGKFSYASIKLATCNFSEENKLGQGGFGCVYKGIVETGQQVAVKRLSLYSGQGFSEFNNELRTIGELQHRNVIQIVGYCIHGDERILIYEFMPKVSLDYYLRDSSKSLLLDWRKRFNIIKGLTQGLVYLHVYSRIRGIHRDIKPSNILLD from the exons ATG gaaatgagttcctttcaGGGGTGTCATGAAGTTATTAACCCCATCATGGAACTGGAAGGAGTGGTATCCATAGAGTCTGAAACATGTGATGAAGATATTGGTAGCACTTGGAGCGACCATAGTTCCGACTCCAATAATCCAGCCGCTCACGCCAATAAACATATCTTTTCAATATTCTTTAGAAAGTTTAAGAGACCAACAATAACTCCTAGTCATGGATCTACAAAGGGCAAGTTCAGCTATGCATCTATCAAGTTGGCCACATGCAACTTCTCTGAGGAAAACAAGCTCGGACAAGGGGGATTTGGATGTGTGTATAAG GGAATCGTGGAGACTGGACAACAGGTAGCTGTGAAAAGGCTTTCACTATATTCAGGGCAAGGATTTTCGGAGTTTAATAATGAACTGAGAACTATAGGTGAACTCCAACATAGAAACGTTATTCAGATTGTAGGATATTGCATTCATGGTGATGAGAGAATATTAATATACGAGTTCATGCCAAAAGTGAGTTTGGACTACTATTTACGAG ATTCATCCAAAAGCTTGCTACTAGATTGGAGGAAGCGATTCAATATAATTAAAGGACTTACTCAAGGATTGGTTTACTTGCACGTATACTCCAGAATTAGAGGAATTCACAGAGATATAAAACCCAGTAATATTCTACTTGATTAA
- the LOC112203331 gene encoding putative cysteine-rich receptor-like protein kinase 12, which produces MSTWQTQVWTTIYLMFLTIYGTGSSSDLLLDWSKCFNIIEGIAQGLFYLHKYSRLLIHNVKASNVLLDAQMYPKVADFGLAKICADDEETVETAAICGTMGYMAPEYLITGILSMKTCGSKATCASYFMLKFLISMIFLISQKWRLASCLSS; this is translated from the exons ATGAGTACATGGCAAACGCAAGTTTGGACTACCATTTATTTG ATGTTTCTAACAATATATGGGACAGGTTCATCCAGTGACTTGCTACTAGATTGGAGTAAGTGTTTCAACATAATTGAAGGAATTGCTCAAGGATTGTTCTACTTGCACAAATACTCCAGACTGCTAATTCATAATGTAAAAGCTAGTAATGTTCTACTTGATGCACAAATGTATCCCAAAGTTGCTGATTTTGGTTTAGCAAAGATTTGTGCAGATGATGAAGAGACAGTAGAAACTGCGGCAATTTGTGGGACAAT GGGTTACATGGCTCCCGAATACCTCATAACGGGCATCCTGTCCATGAAAACCTGTGGAAGTAAAGCCACTTGTGCATcttacttcatgcttaagttcttgataagcatgatcttcttgattagtcaaaaatggaggcttgcttcatgcttaagttcttga
- the LOC112203330 gene encoding uncharacterized protein LOC112203330, whose translation MEHSRDRAAGGSVNSPPWFNGGCEKYTQWKIYMKSYLYAQDEHVWNIVENGWTVPVIKAKGESSSIVTPKPRKDWTEEEVRDLQADFKAKNSIFTALSEREKLRISHCDTAKHAWDLLQTTYEGNKKVRAQKLQALIFEFETMTVGDDEIVDDFHGRILKISGQCRSLGAPFDEDKIVKKILRALPEKFHSKVTSIEDSFDIDEYPLDELIGNLKTYEMRLKPEKKNKGVAFKAVKGEEEETVDLALLTKEFKKFLKNKNSSRNPNPSKKNSYNGSSSSDYNSKNGKTNFKGTHSGKTKCYECGGYGHISTDCGNRKHGNSNNKSLLSTWSDDESQEVENVAFVSSLLPDSDSDEAFSDDETNIRCRQLYKASKATLLRNLSLEKEVEFLRTEKEKLEKLLETSQSAWELERSKHVGELADLQDDQKSSTWKTEKTEYLNRIKTKC comes from the coding sequence ATGGAACATTCACGTGATAGAGCTGCTGGTGGATCTGTCAATAGTCCTCCATGGTTCAATGgtggatgtgaaaaatatactcagtggaagatatacatgaaatcatatcTCTACGCTCAAGATGAACATGTGTGGAATATTGTGGAAAATGGATGGACTGTACCTGTGATAAAAGCAAAAGGAGAGAGCTCTTCCATTGTCACTCCCAAACCAAGGAAGGACTGGACTGAAGAAGAAGTTCGTGATCTGCAAGCAGACTTCAAAGCTAAGAACAGCATCTTCACAGCTCTATCTGAGCGAGAAAAACTGAGAATCAGTCATTGTGATACTGCCAAGCATGCATGGGATCTTCTACAGACTACATACGAGGGAAATAAAAAGGTACGTGCACAGAAACTACAAGCCTTGATCTTTGAATTCGAGACAATGACCGTGGGAGATGATGAAATAGTAGATGACtttcatggtagaattcttAAAATCTCTGGTCAATGTCGTAGTCTGGGGGCACCCTTTGATGAAGACAAGATTGTCAAAAAGATACTCAGAGCTTTGCcagaaaaatttcattcaaaagtcACAAGTATAGAGGACTCatttgatattgatgagtaTCCACTTGATGAGCTCATCGGAAATCTTAAAACTTATGAAATGAGATTGAAGcctgagaagaaaaataaaggtgTGGCCTTCAAGGCAgtcaaaggagaagaagaggagacaGTGGATCTTGCGCTATTGACAAAGGAATttaaaaaattcctcaaaaaCAAGAACTCATCCAGAAATCCCAACCCATCTAAGAAAAACTCCTACAATGGCAGTAGCAGCAGTGATTACAATAGCAAGAATGGGAAAACAAACTTCAAGGGAACTCATTCAGGCAAAACTAAGTGTTATGAGTGCGGTGGCTACGGTCATATTTCCACTGACTGTGGAAataggaagcatggaaatagcAACAATAAATCACTTCTCTCAACCTGGAGTGATGATGAGTCTCAGGAAGTGGAAAATGTTGCGTTTGTATCATCACTTCTACCTGACTCTGACAGTGATGAAGCCTTCtctgatgatgaaacaaatatCCGCTGCAGACAACTCTACAAAGCTTCAAAGGCAACTCTCCTCAGAAACTTGAGTTTGGAAAAAGAAGTTGAATTCCTGAGaaccgaaaaagaaaaattagagaaaCTTTTGGAAACATCACAATCTGCATGGGAACTGGAAAGAAGCAAACATGTAGGTGAACTAGCAGATTTGCAAGATGACCAGAAGTCTTCAACTTGGAAGACTGAAAAGACTGAGTATCTCAACAGAATCAAAACAAAATGCTAG